A window of Narcine bancroftii isolate sNarBan1 chromosome 6, sNarBan1.hap1, whole genome shotgun sequence genomic DNA:
GTTGTCTCTTTATACCTAAAACTTATGAAGCCTTGGTACAGCATGTTATTGAAGATCACGAACGTATAGGATACCAAGTAACAGCAATGATAGGGCATACTAATGTGGTTGTTCCAAGATCAAAACCCTTGATGTTGATAGCACCAAAGCCACATGACAAGTCTTTAGCTGCTGGAAATTATCAGAGTGTGAAAGCTTCAATGCAGCAGAATATGAATCGTATATCCATGTCCAAAAACACCCAGAATTCTGCAGTCAATCTTATGTCAAGTAGTGGCCGCCTGCCACCAAAATATGCTGTTTCATCAATGGCGCATAACTATTCTCTGAGTCAACAAATGAGGCTTCCGTTGCCAGGTGGGTTACCAGTTTCTCTTCAGCGATCACAAACTGTAAAGCAATTAATCTCTGGTGGTAATGGAAGGCAGTATGGAGTTGGTGCTGGTGAACAGAGGCGACCATctcagatgcaatataatgttcaATCAGGAAGCTTGACCGGTAACAGTGGATCCAGTCAATTATCAATGAAACAGTCGCAGTACAGTATTTCTCAAGCACAAAGGATGCAAGGCTTGTCTAGTTCAGCGGTAAAGTCGTTAGGTTCCTCAACAGGCCTTGCTAATTCTACCCCCCAGAGCCCTGCATTGGTTGGGTCTGCTGCTCAGAAGTGGAAGATTTGTACAATGTGTAATGAGCTTTTCCCAGAAAGTGTGTACAGCATACACTTTGAAAAAGAGCATAAAGCTGAAAAGATCCAGGCTGTAGCTAATTACATCCAGAAGATCAACAGTTTCACAAGCAAATGTCTCTATTGTAACCGTTACTTACCCAGTGAAACGCTGCTTAACCACATGCTCATACATGGATTCTCATGTCCATACTGCCGTTCCACTTTCAGTGATGTTGAAAAGATGGCTGAACATGCAAGAATCCTTCATATTGATGAAGAAGTGGGACCCAAGACTGAATCAACATTGACTTTTGATTTGTCGACACAGAAAGGTAGAAGCAGTAATATACAACTCCATGTTACGACTTACAGCACCTCTGAGGGTGCCTCAGTTGAGAATACAAATTACCGTCCCCAGAATCAGAACATGGCATTTCGCAAGCCCGAAGGGCAGATGCAGCAACCAAAACCACAGGTCAAATCTAAAATAAAGCCAGATTTGAACTCTATACCTCAAACCCAAATACCCTATAAAAATGACGTTGGCAAAACCCTTTGCCCATTGTGCTTCTCTATTTTGAAGGGCCCAATATCTGATGCTCTGGCACACCATTTGAGAGAACGGCATCAGGTGATACAAACAATTCATCCAGTGGAAAAAAAGCTTACCTATAAATGCATTCACTGTTTGGGGGTCTACACGAGTAATATGACGGCCTCTACCATCACATTGCATCTGGTGCACTGTAGAGGTGTTGGAAAAACACAGAATGGTCAGGATCGAAGCCTTGCTCATACCAAGGTAGCTCATTCACCAAGTGTGATACCTATGAAACGAGAATATGAGTGTGATTATGGGGACTTCGCTTtaatgaaaaaaagaaaattggatggTGAGGAAGCGGTTCAGAGCTTTACTATGGGAGAGGATAAACCTGATGAGCCTGTAGTATTAGCTATTGATCCCAAAGGGTATGAGGATGAGTCTTATGAGGCCAGAAAAATGTTCCTTACAAACTATTTTAACAAGCAACCTTACCCAAGCAGAAGGGAAATCGAAAAATTGGCAGCTGGTTTATGGTTATGGAAGTCTGATATTGCCTCTCACTTTAGCAATAAGAGGAAGAAGTGTGTTCGAGACTGTGAGAGGTACAGGCCTAAGGTATTGCTTGGATTTAACATGATGGAAATGCGAAAAGTAAAGCACAATATGGACTTTGGGCCTACATGGAATATGCTAAATAACAAAGAAATGGATGGCAAAGAACCTGTTACTTTAAAACCAAACCTGGAAAAGGTAAATCAGAAACAtgagaaagagagaagagattTAAGTATGGGATCAGAAAAATTGGAGGGAactgttttggacttgagctctCAAATGGAGGAAAATTCAAATCCAAACTTGGGAAAGGGGAAAGAGCAAGCTGCGAGCCAGTGTTCAGAAAGTACGGAGGGAAGTGCTTTAGACTTGAGCACTCAGATGGAAGAAAGGCCTTCAAATGCCAGCTCTGCAACGGTGGAAGGCATGCCACTAGATTTGAGTGCTCAGATGGTAGAGGAAAGTCCTTCAGTCAAGAGCACTGAGATGGTAGAAGAAAGTCCTTCAAATGTGAGCTCTGAGATGGTGACAGAAAGTCCTTCAAATGTAAGTTCTGATATGGTGGAGGGAAATGCTTTAGATTTGAGTTCCCAGATGCCGGAGAAAAGCCCTTCCAGCATGAGCGCTGAGATGGTAGAGGAAAGCCCATCTAATATGAGCGCTGAGATGGTGGAAGCAAGTCCTTCAAATACAAGTCCTGATAATATGGAAGAAAATGCTACAAATACTTGTGCTGGTGAAGATTTGTCATCAAGTGAAATGAGTGGTTTGCAGAGTAGGGAAGAAACTTCTGAAATGGTTCCTGAAGAGTTAAATAATGAATTGCAAAAGCCTGCATGTGCAGAAACCGTGTCATTAAAGGATGATGTTTCAAATATGGATGAAGAGCAGTATCCGGAGCCCTCTTCAGAATCAAAAGATAAAGAATCAGAAAGTGAAGATTCAGAAGAACTTTCTGAATGCAAAGATGCTGGCTCTCCAGCTGAGGATGGATTGGTATCTCCACAAGCATCTGACCAGGAAGATGTTTCATCTGAGCTGAAGCAAGAGTTTTGGATCAAACGACCATGGACAGATGATGTATCTCAAagtgaagaggaggaggaggaggaggaggaggaggaacctgCTCGGACCTCTGAAACAAAAGCTGCTTTGGAAAATGATGAGCAAAATTGGGGAGAGGGGCCAGGTGAATGGAGTGGAGCACCTTTCCAAAATGAAGGAGAAAAGTGGGCTAAAGAAAGGCCTGAATGGAAGAATGTTTCGCCAGAAAATGAGGAAAGTTTGTCGAATCCATTGCTAGAATGGCAAGGTAACACGGCAGACAGTGAAGGTGAGGAGCTTGATCAGCTCCTCGATCAGTCAAATGATGGTCTCTCTGATAATGTGGCAGAATCTGTTTGTGGCTCTTCATCAGGCGTTGGACTAAGTAGTCAACCAGCATAAAGGCTGACTTGCTTTGGAGTCTCTTGCTGTGAAATGTGTGCGGTATCCTAAAATGAAAGCCAGTGTATAAAATTTGAAGGACTATTCAAAGGtacagaattacagatggaggttGGGAGGGGCAGTAAAATGCAACCAGTTTTGTTGCATTTTACCCTCTGGTTGCTTTACAGTTGTACAAAAGTGGCATTGTAATTTACTTTCTAAATGTTTTCTCATTTACCTATGGTAGTGAAAGGCCAACATGTACTTACTGGTTAACAGTGTACTGTACTATAGATTTCAATAAGACCTTTAAGTTTGTTATATTCATTTACTCAGTCTGCGTAGCTGGAATGTATATTTCTACAGTTTTAGGGCCATTCTAAGTGAAGCTTATCGTATAGGTCTTGTGTACTTGTTCTAGATTTACTGTATGATTCACCTTTTTTTAGTGACGCCCCCTGCTGTTAAATAAATGCAGCATTTAGTTCACTTGGTAACTGCTTGAAGGAGGTGGTGCTGTAGTGTCTGTCAACATTATTAGGAAACTAGTTTTTATTGCACATATCCTTATACAACTTTGGTAGCATTTGGCCAGTAGCTTACTGAACATAATAACTGGCCTTACTGTAATATGGCAAATTGCTGTTTAATGTATCCTTTGCTCCAATATTGATGGTTACTGGCATTTCAAATGTTAATGCATTTTTAAACTCTCCCTTCAACCCAAATTCCTTACAGAACTAGGATTGAAATTGATTATGCTGATTTCACTCATTTGTGTTTTGGATCAGCGCACATGGTGAAGTGGGTAAAACACGGCACGTATTTAGTAATGCCTAGTTTTGCCTATTTCAAGGTTATATGTTAGGGATAAACGCCATTATGGTGTTTGTATACATTGTATCATCTATGTAATAGTGTCTGTGTAGTAAATTTCATTTTTGTgatctttattttcctttgtacTTTTCATTTACACTTCtggaaaataaaatgctttattgTACTTTATTGTGTATGATATTTACATGCATTTACATGTACTTGAAAGAGTGGACAGTTCAATAAAATACAGTCCCCTATATTGGTTTCATAAAGATCCATTTAATTGAAATTTTTTTAGCTGTAATCCTTAAATACGGGCTGTTTTCATAAGTTTTCTAGATTAATATATTGGATATATTTTGTAACATTTCGTCCATTTTAAAACAAGCTATTAGCCAGAAATGGCTGGTTACATTTGATTTTGGTTGGGCCAAAACTTGAAGAACTGCTGCATTCCTATTTATGTTTTATGAATTCAATGTATACATTTGGTGTACTTGCTGTGAGAGCTTTAATTGGTTATAATGTTTCTTCATGACTAATTAGATATTAATTCAGTGGCTGCATATTCTGTAAAATTGAATACCATGCAGCCTAGCATGGATAAATCTTGAAGATAGACTTTGATTCATCTGATTGAGTCTTGCACTTTTTTCAAGTCTACCAAGATATTGACTGGCATATTTGTTCATTTATTGAGATTATAAAAACAATTTACATTCAAATAACTCTTTAGATTTAGCAGATACCTAGTTCTGTACATAAACAAACATGCTTGTTTATGAACTTGCTGGGGAAACATTTGATTGATAATATTGAAACCATTCAGTTTTTAAATGTACAATGGTGTATTTCAATTGACGGGGGAATAAATAACCTTTTTGGGGAAAATATTCCTGATAAAGATGTAAGTTGCTGGCAGATTAGCCATTTATTGCTCATACCTAAGTGCCCTTGAACTGAATGGCTTGCTGGGCCAATGGCATAACTATTGGTCTGGCTTTCAACTTTGGCCAAACTGGCAAGGACAGCggattttgtttacctaaaaaggTTTAATTTCAATCTTGTCagaagtaattttttaaaaaagattcatATAATTAGTGCATTTTAAATTGCCAGATCATTAGTGAAGGCTTGAGAATTAAATTTTTGCAAAAGAAATGTAATGTTGCACCTCGTGTATATGTTGGCTGTAGGGAACAACTTTACAAAATTGATTCTAACAGTAACTACTAATACAGGAATTGCTCTGTTTAACATTTTGATTAAGAAACTTTGATAAAGAACGGGTAATGTCTAGTGATTTTAATACATTAATGGAATAGAAGTTGCTTTATTTTGCGtgcattttaaattcaaaatgtgGCTACGGTTCCAGGCTTAACTGGTTAAATGTTACACATAAATTGGTCTAATTCTCTCACTTGATGACATGAATTTCAAGTGTTTTATCAATTGAGGCATAATATGTGTGATGTACAGTATCTAATTTGAAAATACTTAATggtgtttttttgcatgtttTATCCAATACATCTGTAAACTGTCTCATCCTGAGCAAATGCAACTTGGACACTTTTGGGGAATAGTTTGTGTGAAACCTAAATAATAACATTTCAACTACAATTTGCTAATCCTTTGTCCACTGACTCAAAGTTCTACATGTAGCATGGTTCCTGTTCCACAGACCTGAGGAGATGAATGACGTTAGAAGCTAAGCAGTGTGCAGCATGCCCTTGCATCTTGGAAGGGAGTTTGGAGATTATTCTAGAAGTCCACTGTAGAACTAGCTGCAGTATGAATCAAAGAAAATCAGGAGCTATACCTCGGCTTTGGTTTTAATTCCAACACGTTTTGAAATACAAAGAATATATTTGTTGCTATACATTCAAAGTTTTTGATAGAGGAAGATATACtagaattaaatataaaatataaccatTTTAGGAGCTGCCTTGAAGGATTGCAAATAGTTGCACTCAGCACAATCAATTTATCTAGAGCCATATCTTGTTTTTGTGCTTGATTCTTGCACTTCCTCAAAACTaccaaaaataaaaaaggaatctATCTTTGGTATAATTGATAATTAAAGTCCCTCAGTCCTTTGTGCTGGTTTTGTCAATTGTAGACAAATTGTACTGAGTCCCATCAAGTTATCTTCCATATTCTTTAACCCCAAAAATGCCTCCCTTAATCAACACAGCCCAAGCAGTTAACTGGTCATTCTCCTATTGTGTATAATTACTTTGAGGAGTAGGTGTGTTTGGATCCCACCCTTGACTCCATTTCCTCATTCTTCATCTGATGAGCCTCCACACCTCTGAGGAgatgaattccaaagattcaccaagcTTTGAGTGAATTTTTATTCCACTCTCACTCATGCTGAGATTTGGTACTGATTTCTAAAAACTGGAAAACATTCCAGAACATCAGCCCCAATTTCTTTAACACTTAATTATAAGGATTGTTCCTTCACAACTAGGATTTGGGTACTCCATTTGTTCAGACAAAATATTAACTTAATTGCAAAATTATCTGCTATTGCTAGAATGGGGAGTTTTCCCCACTTTGAAAAATAAAGACATGACACTGTATTCATTTGGTTGTCCTTTGCATCTTTAACTGCTAGATATTGAGTACAAGTGCTTCCATAATATTTTATGTATCTGATCGAGCTTCACTTGAAGAACTCCTTGGAAGCAATAGGAGTCTGATAAATTTGTAAGTATCAGCTCCAGATTTCAAAGTTCCATGGTGTGCTTGTGTGGGCAGCAGAATGGTCTCTGCATTTTGAAGATAAATCCATTGCATATCCAAAATTTGCAAAGTGGAAGGTATTTACCTTGGAAACCTCTATGATTCTGTTGTCTCAAACTTTCAGCAAAAGAATGAATAATGTAGTACACCTTTAGCCTTTgacgttgtgccgacccatatattcctaactTTAAAAGTACTAAAACACCCTCCCCCAAtagcccactatttttctttcatccatgtgtcttaaGAATCCCTTAAATGGCTCCACCACCATCCCGATGTCTTACCCTAAACCTCCCTCAACTTTGTacatttcctctggtgtttgctgattctgccctaggaaacaggtgctggctgtccaccctatctgtgcctctcataatctatcAGCCTCATAAgactaatccaggcaacatcctggtaaatcttccatAGAAATTATCAGAACTAGCCCTTGTGTGTGCTGCAGTCAAAATCCTATTGCATTAATTAAGCCTGGTACTTGTCTGTCATTTGATTTCAATGGCTGTGGTTCAAGAAGAATGCTAAAAAAATTTGGGGGTCTTGTGATTCAATACCATAGCAATGATGTGGAATAAAGTTCAGTATGAACTTGATATCCTCTTCCATTCTGGTGATTACCATTCCCTGAACCTTTATTGCTAATCCAGTTTGTGGGTGACCCCTCTCAAACTACTTCTGAATTGTCAAGGAAGTAGAGATCACTTTTTCTCCATTAAACAGTGCTACATCCCTTCATCAAGAAAATTATGATCCTGATTTTAAATGGCTTGGATGTCTTTACTACCTGAATATATCCTAATATTTTAGTGGAGAAAACTTGGGACCAGCATAGTCTCAATTATTATATTCTCCCTTTTGTAGTCTGTCCAAGATGGCTTTGTTAACACTAACCTGATTTCATTTTACAAAAACATTACTCTCTTGCGCAGCCCCTGATACTGTACCTCCATTGAGACCAAGCCTCAACTGACCCATTTCCTCTCCCCTCTAATTTATGAAAGAAGCCCTAGTACTAATTCTCAAATAATTTGACACCATAGATTTCACATTTTGACTTCAAAGAGAAGTTGCATAAATTGATTACCGGAAATTATTAAACTGCATAAAATCCAGCAAATTTCCCTTAATTATCTTACAATTAAATAACATAGTTAAAATGATAGTGGGCGCATGTGTATATATCGCTTACACATAGAAATTTTAGTGCATCTTTAAAACCAATTTTATTACCAACCAAACTGACAGCTAATCATAAAATAATTCTCCATTAGAGTTTAAATGCAGTAAGTATAGTCACAAACTTGTGAATAGTATTAGTTATGCTGGACAacaattcttttcaaaaggttggcttcctgaaaatcaattggggattatgatagacaacttcatgcgaacagataatttcagatttgctgtatcacataggaagttggataaatttcaacctttattgaatttaacatgtttaatataATGATGCTGATGCATTGAATTAAttcaactgaccaaaaaatgttttgccgctgattttcatttgtactcagcatctgatgccttccAGTTGATCTGATTAAACCTTTCATATTTGTCACTGAACAACAGTGAAAAAGTCCCAAGTGTGAatgaagaaaattaattttcaatgacttaGATTGAATGCATATTTCAAGCATGCAACCTACCAATGTAATGAACAGCATCtatataaaatgttttaaaaattcattcTATGTAAATGTTTAACTGAAATTTATCTAAGATTACAATATCTCAAAAGAACTAGGAAACTGCCAAGGAacagcagatgaaatttaacctGTCCAGGTGTGAGATGTTGCAATTTTGACCtgttaaaatgcaacacctcatacctgGTGAGTGCTGTACACCAGACTACGTAGAGTTCCGTGATTAAAAATGtggggctggtaggttaattggtcacatggatgtattagGGCCTATGGGTTTGATACTATGTTGCAACTCTCTTTTAAAGTGACAACACAGGTAGACGATGTtaaaggcatttggcatgcttgccttcgttATTTGCTGAGTAAAGGAGCGGGACTGATTTTACAACAGACAATTTGGTGTGTTATTCACTGGTAATCCAGGAAAGGTGTTAATCTGGAAAGTGCACTAAAGGTTCATGAGATGTTACTGGGATTGGTAGGATTAAATTGAAGAAGGATATGGCCAAGATGGGGCCTTTCTGGATTTAAAGAGGCTAAAGTGGgaaacttaaaataaatatttttccccAGGTAGAGGAACCTTATCTAGAGGGCATTGATTTAAAAGGTGTATGTGGGGAGCtgagtgtatggaatgagctactgGAGGAAGAGGCAGAGATTGTGACATTTAGACAAGAACATAGATTGGCAAGGGTCAGTGTGATACGGACTGAATTCAGACAAATGGGACCTGCTTGATCAGTGTGGACAGGTTGCACTGTAGGATGTGAGTTTGTTGTAGTACTGACACTACGACTCATCTGCAGTCAGTTTACAAAGTAACATTTCACCCAAAATTCAAAAGAGTCTTTGCAAAAGAGTATTTAGAAAACAAATGACTGTTAACTAAATTGCACATACCACGAGCAGGATGAAGTTTGTATAAGGAATAATTGTTCACAATGCTACACATTAGTGACCATTGTAATGTGACAAAAACAATCAAAATTTAGAATTCATATTCCATCAAAACTGAGGCTCAGTTTATGTAAACACtgttcatttctttctttcataAGTACTTACCCTTTCAAAGTTTTTCCTCTAGCTTGGCTTGATTGTATCCATCAATAGAAATACACTCCTGCCAAAAGTTGGCATCACATAACAGGAAGAAATGCTTTCTGTACCAAGAATTATGTTCAGTTGAGAGGAAGTGTGTTTTAACAGATAATTATGTAGTGTTTTCATGATGTAAAACTTCCTATTTAATTCACAAAACCTCCATGAGGTTTCGGGAGTATATTAGAAATGTATGCTGCTACTGGTTTTGGTATGAAAGTTATACAAAATATTGGGGTCAACTCCATGAGTCACTATCATTAACCCACTAAGGTATCTATTTTTAGGTTTATTCTTCCACTATCTTCTGATTTGGATTTTAAAACTCAGCTTTACATCCAATCATGCTTCCTGTTACAGGAAATGAGAACTGGCAGTTGACACTTTTTTTCAACAATAACATTTCTCATGGCTGGAAAAGTGAGCATGAAATGATCAAGACAGATCAATTATCAGTCAAGATAATAATTGACAACTTGTATTCATGGTTAGTACTTAAGCAAACATGCAAAAACTACATGGTTGTAAGATCTTTACCATGCAAGTGAACTTTAATGTTCATGGTTAGATGCATTGCTTGCATTATATGCAGGAAAAGCAGCCCAAAAAATACGAGTAGACGTGGAATATTTAATATGCCCCCTTCACAGGTTGGAACTACAACTCTTAagcattttatgattttattgcTAACTTTGTATTAATCCTAGTTTGTGTTATATTTGTACTTCTGAGTTATTTCAATGGATGACTTTCCAACTTTCATCCAATCAGAACCAGGTGACCAAAAAATGTTCAAGACTTGTGATGATGTCATGTTCTTTGGTGAATGACGACCTCTTAGACAACAACATTGGAATCAGTTGTTTGAAGTGAAGAATGGCCTGTTGTGATTTGCAGGAAAGTAAGCTTCAGTCCGGTATAGGTTGGGTAGCTcgtatgttaaattctgttggcCTAAATAGTTACGTTTCTTCTGCAAGAGAAAAATAATGAAGTTCAGAAAACTTAACTGAAATGCAACAGCTGGAATATTGTTGCCTTTATACAATTTTACATTTCCATTGTATTTATCACAACTATTTCATGAACAGTTAGCTACCATCAGTccaaatgaaccaaagacttttcCCTAATGTAAATAATGAATATTTGATTAAGCAATTGCAttgttaaaaattataaataaaacatTAATGTATGGTTTTATGCTTTCACTTACATTCAAAAAAGGTGCattgatggaatgcagaaatttgcAAACACCATGAGACAAGTTGCCATAGTCCTTCTCTGCCTGAACCACTTGTTCCTCCAGTGTTGCTGCACTCTGTTTGACCATCTTCACAAAAATCTGACAAAGAGCAAAAACTTGGGCACTAATACAATTATGGCAGGTAATTCGTATTTTAGATCTGGCCTTCATGTTGCAGGAAAGATTTTGAAAAATATGAAGGGAGTAAAAGCCAATCCTATCAAAGCAACAAAACAAGATTAAGCCAAGAATTTGAAGCCAATCATTCTGAAGCTCGCATTTTGTCCAATTTGCAATTATAATTAGGTGATCAGCTcttattccaatttttttttaatgcaaacaAGCACCCAGAGATATGCAGGTGAAACTGACACTTTTCTAAATGTCCACTCGGCCCCTATCTTTCTGTTCTGAATTGTGCAATTAAGTTGCTGTGTATTAACCTGAAACGGTAGAGGGACAAAATGATTTGTCATGCTctggaaacaaaataaaaatcaaagtgtgTAATTCTTTGAGTTTAATATAGCAACGCTTCAATTATGTCTCTTTCCATTAACCCTGTCAAGACACCCCATGAAGTAACAGGTTTGCTAGATACTTTAAATAGTTGTTACCTtgaggaaaggttgaacaggctacGATTTTTTCACCAGGGGCCAGTAGAGTGAGATTAAATGGAAAATATGcttccttttgaaatgaaaagtTTTCTGAGGTTTGCTCATCTTTGGAATTCATTCAGAAGTGAGTGGATGCAGACAATATCTTCAAGGCAAGATGAATCTTGATGCTGGGTGAATAACCTCTATTGAACAGCAGGAGTGAAATGTGCCCTATTCCTAATTTGTACTGTATCACAAGCAGGTTGTTTCAGACTGTATCATAATTGCATAATAAATTGATGtcactaaaaaaaaacaccagtatTGGATTATAAATAAAACCACACAAGATCTTGGCTGCAATTGCCAATAAGTATCCACGCTGGAGAGGAATCATGATTCCTCTCATGATTCTAATCATGAGGTTCTGCAACAATGAGAACCTGAAGGtaaatccagtggttctcaaccttttccacttAAGTAATTCCTCACTAACCAAACAGCACCTATGATTATTTAATCATGAGTCCGTTTAAACTATTTCCTATTTAAATAGGCCATTTCTCCCATTAGTTTTCGAGAAGCATATTTTGATAAAGCATCAAAGAATATAAAATGCACCTTAAGAATGAAGGATTTATTTATTTACCAAAAGGGAGTTCCTGTAAACAGTTAACAGACAATTGGAGGAAATTACTACAGGCCTTTAATT
This region includes:
- the adnpb gene encoding activity-dependent neuroprotector homeobox b isoform X1; amino-acid sequence: MNLHPWRSEAALFLTVSQFPHAGGEPLHQQTIKSGDKSSETMYQLPVNNLANLRKARKTVKKILTDIGLDYCKDHIEDFKQFEPNDFYLKNTTWDDVSLWDPSSTKLQDYRTKPFCCSACPFASKFFSAYKSHFRNVHSEDFENKILINCPYCPYNADRKTLETHIKIFHVPLWKVPSGGKNAHHEKSKQDGKLKHADSVEQAVYYCKKCTYRDPLYDVVRKHIYREHFQHVAAPYVARTGDKSVNGTFSATNGREDGTVHCKRCLFIPKTYEALVQHVIEDHERIGYQVTAMIGHTNVVVPRSKPLMLIAPKPHDKSLAAGNYQSVKASMQQNMNRISMSKNTQNSAVNLMSSSGRLPPKYAVSSMAHNYSLSQQMRLPLPGGLPVSLQRSQTVKQLISGGNGRQYGVGAGEQRRPSQMQYNVQSGSLTGNSGSSQLSMKQSQYSISQAQRMQGLSSSAVKSLGSSTGLANSTPQSPALVGSAAQKWKICTMCNELFPESVYSIHFEKEHKAEKIQAVANYIQKINSFTSKCLYCNRYLPSETLLNHMLIHGFSCPYCRSTFSDVEKMAEHARILHIDEEVGPKTESTLTFDLSTQKGRSSNIQLHVTTYSTSEGASVENTNYRPQNQNMAFRKPEGQMQQPKPQVKSKIKPDLNSIPQTQIPYKNDVGKTLCPLCFSILKGPISDALAHHLRERHQVIQTIHPVEKKLTYKCIHCLGVYTSNMTASTITLHLVHCRGVGKTQNGQDRSLAHTKVAHSPSVIPMKREYECDYGDFALMKKRKLDGEEAVQSFTMGEDKPDEPVVLAIDPKGYEDESYEARKMFLTNYFNKQPYPSRREIEKLAAGLWLWKSDIASHFSNKRKKCVRDCERYRPKVLLGFNMMEMRKVKHNMDFGPTWNMLNNKEMDGKEPVTLKPNLEKVNQKHEKERRDLSMGSEKLEGTVLDLSSQMEENSNPNLGKGKEQAASQCSESTEGSALDLSTQMEERPSNASSATVEGMPLDLSAQMVEESPSVKSTEMVEESPSNVSSEMVTESPSNVSSDMVEGNALDLSSQMPEKSPSSMSAEMVEESPSNMSAEMVEASPSNTSPDNMEENATNTCAGEDLSSSEMSGLQSREETSEMVPEELNNELQKPACAETVSLKDDVSNMDEEQYPEPSSESKDKESESEDSEELSECKDAGSPAEDGLVSPQASDQEDVSSELKQEFWIKRPWTDDVSQSEEEEEEEEEEEPARTSETKAALENDEQNWGEGPGEWSGAPFQNEGEKWAKERPEWKNVSPENEESLSNPLLEWQGNTADSEGEELDQLLDQSNDGLSDNVAESVCGSSSGVGLSSQPA
- the adnpb gene encoding activity-dependent neuroprotector homeobox b isoform X3; the protein is MYQLPVNNLANLRKARKTVKKILTDIGLDYCKDHIEDFKQFEPNDFYLKNTTWDDVSLWDPSSTKLQDYRTKPFCCSACPFASKFFSAYKSHFRNVHSEDFENKILINCPYCPYNADRKTLETHIKIFHVPLWKVPSGGKNAHHEKSKQDGKLKHADSVEQAVYYCKKCTYRDPLYDVVRKHIYREHFQHVAAPYVARTGDKSVNGTFSATNGREDGTVHCKRCLFIPKTYEALVQHVIEDHERIGYQVTAMIGHTNVVVPRSKPLMLIAPKPHDKSLAAGNYQSVKASMQQNMNRISMSKNTQNSAVNLMSSSGRLPPKYAVSSMAHNYSLSQQMRLPLPGGLPVSLQRSQTVKQLISGGNGRQYGVGAGEQRRPSQMQYNVQSGSLTGNSGSSQLSMKQSQYSISQAQRMQGLSSSAVKSLGSSTGLANSTPQSPALVGSAAQKWKICTMCNELFPESVYSIHFEKEHKAEKIQAVANYIQKINSFTSKCLYCNRYLPSETLLNHMLIHGFSCPYCRSTFSDVEKMAEHARILHIDEEVGPKTESTLTFDLSTQKGRSSNIQLHVTTYSTSEGASVENTNYRPQNQNMAFRKPEGQMQQPKPQVKSKIKPDLNSIPQTQIPYKNDVGKTLCPLCFSILKGPISDALAHHLRERHQVIQTIHPVEKKLTYKCIHCLGVYTSNMTASTITLHLVHCRGVGKTQNGQDRSLAHTKVAHSPSVIPMKREYECDYGDFALMKKRKLDGEEAVQSFTMGEDKPDEPVVLAIDPKGYEDESYEARKMFLTNYFNKQPYPSRREIEKLAAGLWLWKSDIASHFSNKRKKCVRDCERYRPKVLLGFNMMEMRKVKHNMDFGPTWNMLNNKEMDGKEPVTLKPNLEKVNQKHEKERRDLSMGSEKLEGTVLDLSSQMEENSNPNLGKGKEQAASQCSESTEGSALDLSTQMEERPSNASSATVEGMPLDLSAQMVEESPSVKSTEMVEESPSNVSSEMVTESPSNVSSDMVEGNALDLSSQMPEKSPSSMSAEMVEESPSNMSAEMVEASPSNTSPDNMEENATNTCAGEDLSSSEMSGLQSREETSEMVPEELNNELQKPACAETVSLKDDVSNMDEEQYPEPSSESKDKESESEDSEELSECKDAGSPAEDGLVSPQASDQEDVSSELKQEFWIKRPWTDDVSQSEEEEEEEEEEEPARTSETKAALENDEQNWGEGPGEWSGAPFQNEGEKWAKERPEWKNVSPENEESLSNPLLEWQGNTADSEGEELDQLLDQSNDGLSDNVAESVCGSSSGVGLSSQPA